From one Synechocystis sp. PCC 6803 substr. PCC-P genomic stretch:
- a CDS encoding DUF760 domain-containing protein: MEFNFDFHTSEQEEQRVNTLLQYLQKQHPETLAWIAQSASPEIKEIIHQNVQGLVGMLPMDDFDVQITTDREDFANLLASAMMTGYFLSRMEQRKNLESSFSGSDCL; the protein is encoded by the coding sequence ATGGAATTTAACTTTGACTTTCATACGTCTGAACAGGAAGAACAACGGGTCAACACACTGCTCCAATATCTGCAAAAACAACACCCCGAAACCTTAGCCTGGATTGCCCAATCCGCCAGCCCCGAGATTAAAGAGATTATTCACCAGAATGTCCAAGGCCTAGTGGGAATGTTACCCATGGATGACTTCGATGTGCAAATCACTACTGACCGGGAGGATTTCGCTAATCTGTTGGCTTCGGCCATGATGACAGGCTATTTCCTTAGCCGTATGGAACAACGGAAGAATCTGGAGTCATCCTTTTCAGGCTCGGATTGTTTATAG
- a CDS encoding DNA-directed RNA polymerase subunit omega — MTKRSNLDSNHIIYRSEELLGAASNRYNITVRVAKRAKENRSEDFDSIDDPNMKPAIRAIIEMSDELTRPEIISDN, encoded by the coding sequence ATGACCAAGCGTAGTAATTTGGATTCTAACCACATTATTTATCGTTCCGAAGAGCTCCTAGGAGCCGCATCAAACCGCTACAACATTACTGTCAGGGTAGCCAAGCGAGCCAAGGAAAATCGCTCCGAAGATTTTGACAGCATTGACGATCCCAACATGAAGCCGGCTATCCGGGCCATCATTGAAATGTCCGACGAGCTCACCCGCCCAGAAATTATTAGCGATAATTAA
- a CDS encoding type IV pilus twitching motility protein PilT codes for MNQPPRPSVPPLPPLPNNPAGRPASSIRQESMAPETQFMPAPPSIGQPQPQHRPPTPNLPTSPPAPSHANLGRSPGQPSLEELIRSAFDQGFSDVHLGIGEVPRMRDRGEMVPLRYEPTDQQTFMSWLREILTEDEIQRFKRELEFDGAKQYDFARIRINVLESLLGSAMVLRIIPLKILTLEQLRLPDILRTVSDSHKGLILVTGPTGSGKSTTMAAMVDYINKEHAKHIISIEDPIEFVHQSRRSLIRQREVGMHTLEFDNALKASLREDPDIILIGEMRDRSTVNTALKAAQTGHLVMGTLHTNSAIKTLERILTLYTAEEQPAMRTAIAESLVAIVAQGLCRTTDGKRAGFHDILINTETVKDYIRQGKYDEIAELMEDGEYDGMITANQSLFNLYQEGRITEEVALEMAPVRNEMAMRLRGRT; via the coding sequence ATGAACCAACCTCCCCGCCCCTCTGTTCCCCCGTTGCCCCCCCTTCCCAACAATCCTGCTGGGCGACCTGCGTCGTCCATTCGGCAAGAAAGTATGGCTCCGGAAACTCAGTTTATGCCAGCTCCCCCCAGCATTGGCCAGCCCCAACCGCAACATCGTCCCCCGACACCCAATTTACCCACTAGCCCACCAGCCCCAAGCCATGCCAACCTAGGGCGATCGCCAGGACAACCTAGTCTGGAGGAGTTAATTCGCAGTGCCTTTGACCAAGGTTTTTCCGATGTTCACCTGGGGATAGGGGAGGTGCCTCGCATGCGGGACCGGGGAGAAATGGTGCCCCTCCGCTATGAGCCAACGGATCAGCAAACTTTCATGAGTTGGCTGCGGGAAATTCTCACTGAGGATGAAATCCAACGATTCAAGCGGGAATTGGAATTTGACGGAGCAAAGCAGTACGACTTTGCCAGGATTCGGATTAACGTTCTTGAAAGTCTGTTGGGCTCCGCCATGGTACTGCGGATTATTCCCCTCAAGATTTTGACCCTGGAACAGTTGCGCTTGCCGGATATTTTGCGTACTGTGTCCGACTCCCACAAAGGCCTGATTCTAGTGACGGGGCCCACCGGTTCCGGTAAATCCACTACCATGGCCGCTATGGTGGACTACATCAACAAGGAGCATGCCAAACACATCATTTCCATTGAAGATCCGATTGAATTTGTACACCAAAGTCGTCGTTCCTTGATCCGCCAAAGGGAAGTGGGCATGCACACCCTGGAATTCGACAACGCTCTGAAGGCTTCTCTGCGGGAAGACCCGGATATTATCCTGATTGGGGAGATGCGGGACCGGAGTACGGTGAACACCGCCCTCAAAGCTGCCCAAACCGGTCACTTGGTCATGGGAACCCTGCACACCAACAGTGCCATTAAGACCCTAGAAAGGATTTTGACCCTCTACACAGCGGAGGAACAACCAGCCATGCGGACGGCGATCGCCGAATCTTTGGTGGCCATCGTTGCCCAAGGTTTATGCCGTACTACCGATGGGAAACGGGCCGGTTTCCATGACATTCTGATTAATACGGAAACGGTCAAGGATTATATTCGCCAAGGCAAGTACGATGAAATTGCTGAACTGATGGAGGATGGGGAGTACGACGGTATGATAACTGCCAACCAATCCCTATTTAATCTCTACCAAGAAGGGCGGATCACCGAGGAAGTAGCTTTGGAAATGGCTCCGGTGCGGAATGAAATGGCCATGCGACTGCGGGGCAGAACCTAA
- a CDS encoding FkbM family methyltransferase produces the protein MFNRIKDKLKFKLAKVLAPEIDKKLAVEEKLSSVQFFGIAPWYQENLWEPPVQIVLRDLCKPGDVVFDVGANFAGLTTVMSRMVGPKGIVCAFEASPRIIDKTQRNLVLSGCNNVQLFHHAVYSTSHETVKIYLGSHLNDSIYSENGEGSSYEVKTIALDDFVEHTKLVPNLLKMDIEGAEFDAIKGLEKTLVSAKPHLVLETQRDDTRCLDFLRNLGYVAIDVNTYREVKTADDYPVGADIRNNLYIHGDRLGETPYQVPFQFESHSLLDADHFERGKDGSARLKSKLILPKGRYLIDWDFTAEGTQNDLMCGVKVNDKVIFRYHAFSQLLASSYRDWVINLPETSEIQLYFEFQHGTQDPTLTINSAKITKIANFDHLPAALYF, from the coding sequence ATGTTTAACAGAATCAAAGATAAACTCAAATTCAAATTAGCAAAAGTCCTTGCTCCAGAAATTGATAAAAAGCTAGCAGTGGAGGAAAAACTGTCCTCCGTACAATTTTTTGGCATTGCCCCTTGGTACCAGGAAAACCTTTGGGAACCGCCAGTGCAAATAGTATTACGAGATCTCTGTAAGCCGGGAGATGTTGTCTTTGATGTGGGGGCAAACTTTGCGGGTTTAACCACAGTAATGTCGAGAATGGTAGGGCCAAAGGGTATTGTTTGTGCCTTTGAAGCTAGCCCCCGCATTATTGATAAAACCCAACGCAATTTAGTATTGAGTGGCTGTAATAATGTCCAGCTTTTTCACCATGCGGTTTACTCCACTTCCCATGAAACTGTAAAAATTTACCTGGGCAGCCATCTCAATGACAGTATTTACAGTGAAAATGGAGAAGGCTCCAGCTATGAAGTCAAAACCATTGCTCTAGATGACTTTGTGGAACACACCAAGCTGGTGCCAAATTTACTAAAAATGGACATTGAAGGAGCAGAATTTGATGCCATTAAAGGTCTGGAAAAAACGTTAGTTTCTGCCAAACCCCATTTAGTTTTAGAAACCCAGCGGGATGATACTCGATGTTTGGATTTTCTGCGCAATTTGGGCTACGTTGCCATCGACGTTAATACCTATCGGGAAGTTAAAACTGCTGACGATTATCCTGTGGGGGCAGACATTCGCAATAATCTCTATATCCATGGCGATCGCCTAGGGGAAACTCCCTACCAAGTCCCATTTCAGTTTGAGAGCCATAGCCTGTTAGATGCCGATCATTTCGAGCGGGGTAAGGATGGTTCTGCTCGCCTCAAAAGTAAGTTAATTTTGCCCAAAGGTCGCTATTTAATTGATTGGGATTTCACCGCAGAAGGCACCCAAAATGATTTAATGTGCGGTGTTAAAGTTAATGACAAAGTGATATTTCGCTACCATGCCTTTAGTCAACTATTAGCCTCTAGCTATCGGGATTGGGTGATTAATTTGCCCGAAACTAGTGAAATTCAACTTTATTTTGAATTCCAACATGGCACCCAAGATCCAACCCTAACCATCAATAGTGCCAAAATCACCAAAATCGCCAACTTTGACCATCTTCCTGCCGCCCTTTACTTCTAG
- a CDS encoding glycosyltransferase has product MKVLITDFDLFAKVGGGQTFYRSLIRKNPDIDFYYLIDKEARVTERPDNAHGVPFQEKYFLADLNNFFDVNPPKWVYRSFIRASNIATSVAGMEFDLIDSPDYEQWAIFLRPALDYHRVKFAKIALSLHGKISTTLKLDWFNQGKENIPLELEEWKQYATVDLRYGISKSYIDEWQSLSRFSAHYYHPLHFFELPQPLEAIASGDRPDLNFVGRTEKRKGPDIFIDIAWWLNRNLYHEANIIGPHSFNDTGTISSETYLRSMLGDRQSPVKFLPPKPQQELMGLFARKTVTFVPSRYDTLNLVALESLFSGCPTVVGGGAGVCRLLKEDFPDVPFVEIDLDNIYSCLPAIENILSDYNNYRRRLVDSVKNSTAIADSPILADIYQQTGQYEEEIRDELQSWYGQLMGYWVSTQENVSFLQPLKAQLKPTLKQIKNNLKSTAGQLKGKILQPLADDRNAQLVKAPNLLKKYKEAFNATEQTAKDLAEKIQMGWRLGSGYESEFQGVRGKLATNYRIDRVRLWRELARIEELRGNTLVSATYKVRALRALGSDQFGDLPFVLRTLTEYGFPKEMAAVSALYGQPSEREERCLSLIEQARLDNLANPAGDEYEIWDDRRGDGPYRASIIVSLYNAAAKLPLFLKTLQHQTLIKRGEAEVVLVDSGSPGNEYEVFKDLAPTLGYPLLYARSPQRETIQSAWNRGIKLAKSPYLAFLGVDETILPDCLEILAGELDQDPELDWAIGHSLVTNVDMQGGWVSDIMPYDRTGYEQDLVYLETCYLSWVGALYRKSIHERFGYYDQSFRGAGDTEFKNRVMPFIKSKVVDKMLGLFWNYPDERTTQSPATEIEDMRAWYLHRTLAGVKYAFQRRSPREVENLLYHCLGYRKSYCKHTSTDFDHAHNLVTYLEKVDPNAEALKYAPGIEALLGTYRSLDWLPKLSKFSPLNSMLTARKLTKQWEQEHQQSWPEDRLFSPHYSIFNDNRHEQHSFLWFTDITASKK; this is encoded by the coding sequence ATGAAGGTATTAATCACAGATTTTGACCTATTTGCCAAAGTAGGTGGCGGGCAAACTTTTTACCGCAGTTTAATTCGGAAAAACCCCGATATTGACTTTTATTACCTGATTGACAAAGAAGCTCGTGTAACTGAACGCCCTGATAATGCCCACGGAGTCCCCTTTCAGGAAAAATATTTCCTCGCCGATTTAAACAATTTTTTTGACGTTAATCCCCCTAAATGGGTTTATCGTTCCTTCATCAGGGCCAGTAATATTGCCACGTCAGTGGCCGGCATGGAATTTGATTTGATCGATTCCCCTGACTATGAACAATGGGCGATTTTTTTGCGTCCAGCCCTGGATTACCATCGGGTGAAATTTGCTAAGATTGCCCTTTCTCTCCACGGCAAAATTTCCACCACTTTAAAGTTAGATTGGTTCAATCAAGGGAAGGAAAATATACCCCTAGAACTAGAAGAATGGAAGCAATACGCCACCGTAGATCTGCGTTACGGTATTAGCAAAAGCTACATTGACGAATGGCAATCCCTAAGTCGATTTTCTGCCCATTATTACCATCCTCTACACTTTTTTGAATTACCCCAGCCCCTAGAAGCAATTGCCAGTGGCGATCGCCCTGATTTAAACTTTGTTGGTCGCACAGAGAAACGGAAAGGCCCAGATATTTTTATTGATATCGCTTGGTGGTTAAACAGAAATCTTTATCATGAAGCTAATATCATTGGCCCCCATAGTTTTAACGATACCGGCACCATTTCTTCGGAAACCTATCTCCGGAGTATGCTTGGCGATCGCCAGAGTCCGGTTAAATTTTTACCCCCCAAACCGCAACAGGAATTGATGGGCTTATTCGCCCGCAAAACAGTCACCTTCGTACCCTCACGCTACGATACACTTAACTTAGTAGCTTTGGAATCCTTGTTTTCCGGTTGTCCCACTGTAGTTGGCGGTGGAGCTGGGGTATGTCGTTTACTCAAAGAAGACTTTCCCGATGTTCCTTTCGTAGAAATTGATCTGGATAATATCTACAGTTGCTTACCAGCCATTGAAAATATTCTAAGCGACTACAATAATTACCGTCGCCGATTGGTGGATAGCGTTAAAAACTCAACAGCCATTGCTGATAGTCCCATTTTGGCTGATATCTATCAACAAACTGGCCAGTACGAGGAGGAAATCAGAGATGAGTTACAAAGTTGGTATGGTCAATTAATGGGCTATTGGGTAAGTACCCAGGAAAATGTTTCTTTCTTACAACCGCTGAAAGCCCAATTAAAACCAACTCTCAAGCAAATTAAAAATAATTTAAAAAGCACCGCTGGACAATTAAAAGGTAAAATTTTACAGCCCTTAGCAGATGACCGCAATGCCCAGTTAGTTAAGGCTCCTAATTTACTTAAAAAATATAAAGAAGCCTTCAATGCCACGGAACAAACCGCTAAAGATTTGGCGGAAAAAATCCAAATGGGATGGCGTTTAGGCTCCGGCTACGAGTCAGAATTCCAAGGAGTGCGGGGTAAATTAGCTACCAATTACCGCATCGACCGGGTGCGACTCTGGCGGGAGCTAGCACGTATTGAAGAATTACGGGGCAATACTTTGGTTTCTGCCACCTATAAGGTCCGGGCCCTGCGAGCATTGGGTTCAGATCAATTTGGCGATTTACCCTTTGTGTTGCGGACCCTGACGGAATATGGCTTTCCCAAGGAAATGGCGGCGGTGTCTGCCCTTTATGGTCAACCTTCAGAACGGGAGGAGCGTTGCCTTAGCTTAATCGAACAGGCTCGTTTGGATAATTTGGCCAATCCGGCGGGGGATGAGTATGAGATTTGGGACGATCGCCGGGGGGATGGGCCATACCGAGCTTCCATTATTGTTTCCCTCTACAATGCAGCGGCAAAATTACCCCTATTCTTAAAGACCCTACAACACCAAACCCTAATTAAACGGGGAGAAGCGGAAGTGGTATTGGTGGATAGCGGTTCGCCGGGAAATGAGTATGAAGTTTTCAAAGATTTAGCTCCCACCCTGGGTTATCCTCTCCTATATGCCCGATCGCCGCAACGGGAAACCATCCAAAGTGCCTGGAACCGGGGGATTAAGTTGGCAAAATCCCCATATTTAGCCTTTTTGGGGGTAGATGAAACCATTTTGCCCGACTGTTTAGAAATTTTGGCGGGGGAATTGGATCAGGATCCAGAATTGGATTGGGCCATTGGCCATAGTTTGGTCACCAATGTGGATATGCAGGGGGGTTGGGTCAGCGACATTATGCCCTACGACCGCACTGGCTATGAACAGGATTTAGTTTATCTAGAAACCTGCTACTTATCCTGGGTAGGGGCGCTATATCGCAAATCAATTCACGAACGTTTTGGTTACTATGACCAAAGCTTCCGGGGGGCAGGGGATACGGAATTTAAAAACCGGGTCATGCCCTTCATTAAAAGTAAAGTGGTGGATAAAATGCTGGGTCTGTTCTGGAATTATCCCGATGAGCGCACCACCCAAAGTCCTGCCACGGAAATTGAGGATATGCGGGCTTGGTATTTACATCGCACCCTGGCCGGTGTTAAATATGCTTTCCAACGGCGATCGCCACGAGAAGTGGAAAATTTACTCTACCATTGCCTGGGCTATCGCAAATCTTACTGTAAGCATACTAGTACAGATTTTGACCATGCCCACAATTTGGTCACTTATCTAGAAAAAGTTGACCCCAATGCTGAAGCTTTGAAATACGCTCCGGGCATTGAAGCATTGCTAGGAACCTATCGCTCTCTGGATTGGTTACCCAAATTATCTAAATTTTCTCCCCTTAACTCCATGCTAACGGCTCGCAAACTAACTAAACAATGGGAGCAGGAACACCAACAGTCTTGGCCTGAAGATAGACTTTTTTCTCCCCATTACTCAATTTTTAACGATAATCGCCACGAACAACATTCTTTCCTTTGGTTTACGGATATTACCGCTTCTAAAAAATAA
- the smpB gene encoding SsrA-binding protein SmpB: MAKEKERIKVVSDNRQARFLYEILETYEAGIELQGTEVKSIRAGKVNLRDGFALLRDGEVWLMNVHISPYDKSSLFFNHDPRRTRRLLMHNWEIRKLIGQVEQKGLTLVPLKMYFKGSWVKVALGLGKGKKLHDKRETLKRRQDDRDMARAMKR, translated from the coding sequence ATGGCTAAGGAAAAAGAAAGGATAAAAGTTGTCAGCGATAATCGCCAGGCTCGTTTTCTGTACGAAATCTTAGAGACCTATGAGGCGGGCATCGAGCTGCAGGGTACTGAGGTCAAGTCAATTCGAGCAGGGAAGGTTAATTTACGGGATGGTTTTGCTCTGCTGCGGGACGGGGAAGTCTGGTTGATGAACGTGCATATTTCGCCCTATGACAAAAGTAGTTTATTTTTTAACCATGATCCCCGTCGTACCCGGCGTTTGCTAATGCATAACTGGGAAATTCGGAAATTAATTGGTCAAGTTGAGCAAAAAGGCCTAACTTTAGTGCCGTTGAAAATGTATTTCAAGGGTAGTTGGGTAAAAGTTGCTCTGGGCCTTGGTAAAGGGAAAAAACTCCACGATAAACGGGAGACTTTAAAGCGTCGTCAGGATGACCGAGATATGGCTCGGGCCATGAAACGCTAA
- a CDS encoding DUF309 domain-containing protein, with protein MDENIGLSLGIEQFNRQDFYACHNTLEAVWLEANPTEKNFYQGILQIAVAHYHLGNHNWRGAVTLLGEGIRRLKGFRPDHREVDIESLFRSSVLLLENLQTITPENLPQWLESAAAEQLTPQIEIKSK; from the coding sequence ATGGACGAAAATATCGGCCTAAGCCTAGGCATCGAACAATTTAACCGGCAAGATTTTTACGCCTGCCATAACACCCTCGAAGCAGTGTGGCTAGAGGCTAACCCGACGGAGAAAAATTTCTACCAAGGTATTTTGCAAATTGCCGTAGCCCACTATCATCTTGGCAATCACAATTGGCGGGGAGCAGTGACTTTACTGGGGGAGGGTATCCGCCGCTTGAAGGGTTTTCGCCCTGACCATCGGGAAGTGGATATAGAGAGTTTATTTCGGTCCAGCGTTTTGCTGTTAGAGAATCTACAAACTATTACGCCAGAAAATCTCCCCCAATGGTTAGAATCCGCTGCAGCGGAACAACTAACCCCCCAAATTGAGATTAAGTCGAAATAG
- a CDS encoding glycosyltransferase, with amino-acid sequence MKKFVVIDHSLCNLQGHHYECSVAVAEAAQRQGYQPIIIANQILKESLAAGDIKIIPAFQVDWFNQPTNGENIESIAPDLLNLTQPWQERWRHQLYLWQQNHPELRILLEKVKGSTQRLKGWFKADLRSLRSIPLANTTWGLLKILWGVTRLVGKISIKIINKTVDKFNQSEGNSVVETKSFTQTLEEILPALELTAADHILIHTFGIEQLEELFYFLNNQNQDDLPTYHLLFRRDTEDPLVVNATGIGLKKCLEKFCQTELWPGKIRFYTDTKDLVRKHNQLSPAIFTQVPIPFRQEKLKLENFHKGDSNKNFVHIIYLGDARSEKGYQHLPVLVADLWTDYLKPGLAKFTIQSNYNVVGGEEVILEAKLKLCQYPCSAVELIDHALEPDAYYHLLASADVVVLPYNPINYQRTSGVLTEALAAGKPVVVPQGSWLAEQVDETRAGIYQNPQDLPRSVRYVLENLASLTEKAEHFSYHWQFIQSPDYFLECLLKPLAISLVKTVEIQPEVSARASILVIMALDKLSDRDNLNKIRYFCRCGYGVYGIFYRRLGQANLPEWDYLSDDLHQLGLKQYWILQDYYVDDDFYIDFAKNSTSLSPEQQKKYLRDYYEHRSTLITDWVQSAGLLISQELQNKLGSNIDLIYADSFFCQHYLRKLGLDLTRTILEVDRFHTYDDALRQRKEIVYQDFQWELDQLKLFGVLLTTTEPLAFKLQELQPQTRIYSLKTNGQGLDYEHLNQAFTDILGEKLLSATNNKNVVKKVVMLYPWGDMEERRSGASQRSGKVADFLASQGLDVTVFTIGDRQSNWQGQIHYRYFRSTFAQGELIQKIYQEAFLSWQKMLDISLADNINFFPLSHQELGENWLPWIYYGSRFDQKFQETLERVIDGADAVLLEYPFWAAIAGPICRRRGVKLILTAHDVLAKQLPPHTWLAQIALAEELQALREADEVVTLSPDDQAFFQSHNITSHCVPIGLDTQATVDLLAPETALAELQSFDSTIDWRKPFCLFVGSQHPPNVKAVEQIQALAQVGSGHWQAIAVGSCCPPTQKRNFLALGKVSDSVLQALYQRSALVLIPLEAGTGMSVKTLEAMACGKVILGTAIAFRGYPVESGVDCLINNNLATYVGVIEDIIQHPHQYEQLGNSARNFAQNYDYRQLYQTYLDLLS; translated from the coding sequence ATGAAAAAATTTGTTGTTATTGACCATTCCCTGTGCAACTTGCAAGGACATCACTATGAGTGTAGTGTTGCTGTGGCAGAAGCAGCCCAGAGACAAGGCTATCAACCGATTATCATTGCCAATCAAATTCTGAAGGAGTCTTTAGCGGCTGGAGATATAAAAATTATTCCAGCTTTTCAAGTAGATTGGTTCAACCAGCCAACCAATGGCGAAAATATAGAATCTATTGCCCCCGATTTATTAAATCTAACCCAACCTTGGCAAGAAAGGTGGCGTCATCAACTTTATCTGTGGCAACAAAATCATCCAGAACTAAGAATACTTTTGGAAAAAGTAAAAGGTAGCACCCAACGGTTGAAAGGGTGGTTTAAAGCCGATCTTAGATCTTTGCGGTCCATACCCTTAGCTAACACAACTTGGGGCTTATTAAAAATTCTTTGGGGTGTTACCCGTCTAGTGGGAAAAATTTCCATAAAAATTATTAATAAAACTGTTGATAAATTTAATCAATCCGAAGGAAATTCTGTTGTAGAAACCAAAAGTTTTACCCAAACCCTAGAGGAAATTTTGCCGGCGCTAGAGCTGACTGCGGCGGATCACATTCTTATTCATACCTTCGGCATTGAGCAATTAGAAGAACTATTTTATTTTTTAAATAATCAAAACCAGGATGATTTGCCTACCTATCATCTATTATTTAGGCGTGATACTGAAGACCCATTAGTAGTCAATGCTACGGGCATAGGATTAAAAAAATGTTTGGAAAAGTTTTGCCAAACTGAACTCTGGCCTGGCAAAATTCGCTTTTACACAGATACTAAAGATTTGGTGAGAAAACATAATCAACTGAGTCCCGCAATTTTCACCCAGGTACCGATTCCTTTTCGCCAAGAAAAACTAAAATTAGAAAATTTTCATAAGGGTGATAGTAATAAAAATTTTGTTCATATAATTTATTTAGGTGATGCCAGATCGGAGAAAGGTTATCAGCATTTACCGGTTTTAGTAGCAGATTTATGGACTGATTATCTCAAGCCTGGTTTGGCAAAATTTACCATTCAATCTAACTATAATGTTGTCGGAGGAGAAGAAGTAATTCTAGAAGCTAAGCTTAAACTTTGTCAGTATCCTTGTAGTGCAGTGGAGTTAATTGATCATGCTCTGGAACCCGATGCCTACTATCACTTATTAGCTTCAGCGGATGTGGTGGTATTGCCCTATAACCCAATAAATTATCAACGTACTTCAGGGGTATTAACCGAAGCTCTGGCGGCGGGTAAACCAGTGGTGGTACCCCAGGGTAGTTGGTTGGCGGAGCAGGTTGATGAAACTAGAGCTGGCATTTATCAAAATCCCCAAGATTTACCCAGGTCAGTTCGGTATGTGTTAGAAAATCTAGCTAGTCTGACGGAAAAAGCTGAGCATTTTAGTTACCATTGGCAATTTATTCAATCCCCGGATTACTTTTTAGAATGTCTGCTTAAGCCACTGGCAATATCCCTTGTAAAAACGGTGGAAATTCAGCCCGAAGTTTCAGCTAGGGCTTCAATATTGGTGATAATGGCTCTAGATAAATTAAGCGATAGGGATAACCTTAATAAAATCAGATATTTTTGTCGTTGTGGCTATGGAGTTTATGGCATTTTTTATCGCCGCTTAGGCCAGGCTAACTTACCGGAATGGGACTATCTTAGCGATGATCTACACCAGCTTGGCTTAAAACAATATTGGATTTTACAAGATTATTATGTAGATGATGATTTTTACATTGATTTTGCTAAAAATTCTACCAGTTTATCTCCGGAACAACAGAAAAAATATCTACGGGATTATTACGAGCATAGATCAACGCTAATTACGGATTGGGTACAGTCGGCAGGTTTGCTTATTTCGCAAGAATTACAAAATAAATTGGGTAGTAACATCGATTTAATTTACGCAGATTCGTTCTTCTGCCAACATTACTTAAGAAAATTAGGCTTAGATTTAACTAGAACCATACTGGAGGTGGATAGATTTCATACCTATGATGATGCCCTCCGCCAAAGAAAAGAAATTGTTTATCAAGATTTTCAGTGGGAACTTGATCAGCTGAAATTATTTGGAGTTTTACTCACCACTACTGAACCTTTGGCTTTTAAGTTGCAGGAATTACAACCTCAAACACGAATTTATTCACTGAAAACTAATGGTCAAGGTCTTGATTATGAACATTTAAACCAAGCCTTTACCGATATTCTTGGAGAGAAACTTTTATCTGCAACTAACAACAAAAATGTTGTCAAGAAGGTTGTCATGCTTTATCCCTGGGGGGATATGGAAGAGCGGCGTAGTGGAGCCAGTCAGCGGTCTGGAAAAGTGGCAGATTTTCTTGCCAGTCAAGGCCTAGATGTGACGGTGTTTACCATTGGCGATCGCCAGAGTAATTGGCAGGGACAAATTCATTATCGTTATTTCAGATCAACCTTTGCCCAGGGTGAGCTAATACAGAAGATTTATCAAGAAGCGTTTTTAAGTTGGCAGAAAATGCTGGACATTTCCCTAGCTGACAACATTAATTTTTTCCCATTGTCCCACCAGGAGTTAGGGGAAAATTGGCTGCCTTGGATTTACTATGGCAGTCGTTTTGACCAGAAATTTCAAGAAACGTTAGAGCGAGTGATTGATGGGGCAGATGCGGTGTTGCTGGAATATCCCTTTTGGGCGGCGATCGCCGGGCCCATTTGTCGCCGTCGGGGAGTCAAATTAATTCTCACAGCCCATGACGTGTTGGCTAAACAATTGCCACCGCACACATGGTTAGCCCAGATTGCCCTGGCAGAAGAATTGCAAGCCTTGCGGGAAGCCGATGAAGTAGTGACCCTTTCCCCCGATGACCAAGCATTTTTTCAAAGTCATAACATTACCAGCCATTGTGTTCCCATTGGTTTAGACACCCAAGCCACCGTAGATTTACTTGCTCCAGAAACAGCCCTGGCGGAGTTACAATCCTTTGACTCCACCATTGATTGGCGAAAACCTTTCTGTTTATTTGTGGGTAGTCAACATCCTCCCAATGTCAAAGCAGTGGAGCAAATTCAAGCCCTGGCCCAAGTTGGTAGTGGCCATTGGCAGGCGATCGCCGTGGGCAGTTGTTGTCCACCAACTCAGAAACGAAACTTTTTGGCCCTGGGGAAAGTCTCCGATTCCGTCCTCCAAGCCCTTTATCAACGCTCGGCCCTGGTGCTAATTCCCCTCGAAGCGGGCACTGGTATGTCTGTCAAAACCCTGGAGGCAATGGCCTGTGGTAAGGTAATCCTCGGCACGGCGATCGCCTTTCGGGGCTATCCGGTGGAGTCGGGGGTAGATTGTTTAATCAACAATAATTTAGCCACTTATGTTGGGGTAATTGAAGATATTATCCAGCACCCCCACCAATATGAGCAGTTGGGTAATTCTGCCCGCAACTTTGCCCAAAACTACGACTATCGTCAGCTTTATCAAACCTACCTAGATTTGCTTTCATGA